One genomic segment of Osmia bicornis bicornis chromosome 16, iOsmBic2.1, whole genome shotgun sequence includes these proteins:
- the LOC114880757 gene encoding myotubularin-related protein 3 isoform X5 produces the protein MDNSEEPTSLQSICHIHASELFPKHAHFECEDQTLTVPFTPLSGESIVALGRTSDGILALSNYRLYLQLSQTCYNIPLGLIEQLEVKEIFFLHIACKDARSLSCAFSTNEHCLEWFKRLHKLTYPRKNIEDIFAFAYYAWSVEEGKDSLKLGKDNASYTGTFNSEVERLKFNLHGTWRISQMNKDYRMCPSYPPLLLVPACISDKILETVAKFRSSRRIPAVVWRHVKNGAVIARSSQPEVGWLGWRSAEDEDLLKALADACSYDKGESTMVDSSIIYPDNSDDGVAGNSSKKVLIVDARSYTTAVANRARGGGCECPEYYPSCDIQFMNLPNIHSIRKSFHAVRQLCASDADQPNWLSLLEGTRWLQHMSGLLRAAVTVASAIERDGRPVLVHCSDGWDRTPQIVALAQILLDPYYRTMEGFQILCEREWLDFGHKFADRCGQTVGCEDPNERCPVFLQWLDCVHQLILQFKCSFQISPAYLVKLAQHTYSQLFGTFLCNTRQERLQLRIRERTFSVWRFLNSSSFVNHLYSPLKNQVLWPSCNVRDLVLWSEVYLGSMESSLGIRDDKQRVTMIDIEGGDNEEPQGQMTKTRSYGDLMHAPDHTAYLHRRLSDPSISVEKKFDSLTLDTESEEKVDENQVENCKSGRAEENRVENLDETETQYARVQVLNDSPVNPSVDSSTDTLIPSNDSLVGVMNVDKETKVVKNSPSDMVSPWIENNTTGRTVCSCSRNYQNNQNEGSSDVSDTSAPLMSRTPSSICPASPTHQDATADNLDRLVDDADGLPVIQCDVQMRVQQIIVEHKLKEEALRKELHTTRLALIKQVCNHNADTERVDDIGSLPDSVGSTGDHGESLPSDMSWEAVEELGPAPTLWVPDHAVSRCMGCDTEFWLGRRKHHCRCCGKIFCADCSENSTPLPSEQLYNPVRVCSECFSRLHRHASPCQCNARHQNKGENDAELSSNSESLITCHRSKGLHLTKDSCCDNLLQAAHQKSQPSVTAATIETVY, from the exons ATGGATAATTCAGAAGAGCCGACAAGTTTGCAGTCCATTTGTCATATACATGCTTCAGAGTTATTTCCAAAGCATGCACATTTCGAATGCGAAGATCAGACTCTTACAGTTCCATTTACACCATTGAGCGGGGAATCTATCGTAGCACTTGGACGTACATCGGATGGAATATTGGCCCTTTCAAATTACAGACTCTATTTACAATTAAGTCAGACGTGTTACAATATCCCATTGGGTTTAATAGAGCAACTAGAagttaaagaaatatttttcttgcaTATTGCTTGTAAAGACGCACGTTCGCTAAG TTGCGCCTTTTCCACAAACGAACACTGTTTGGAATGGTTCAAACGACTACATAAACTGACTTATCCACGTAAAAATATAGAAGATATATTTGCTTTTGCTTATTACGCCTGGTCCGTAGAAGAAGGTAAAGATAGCTTGAAGCTTGGAAAAGATAACGCTTCTTACACTGGTACTTTTAATTCTGag GTAGAACgactgaaatttaatttacacggTACATGGCGTATAAGTCAGATGAATAAAGATTATCGAATGTGTCCGTCGTATCCACCGTTGCTTTTGGTTCCTGCTTGCATTTCCGACAAGATCCTTGAAACGGTGGCTAAATTCCGAAGTTCTCGACGAATTCCTGCCGTTGTTTGGAG GCACGTGAAGAATGGTGCGGTTATAGCACGAAGTAGTCAACCAGAAGTGGGATGGCTTGGTTGGCGAAGCGCGGAAGACGAAGATCTCTTGAAGGCTCTTGCAGATGCATGCTCCTACGATAAAGGTGAATCGACGATGGTGGACTCTTCTATCATTTATCCCGATAATAGCGACGATGGTGTCGCAGGAAATAGTAGCAAA AAAGTTTTAATCGTGGACGCGAGGTCGTACACAACCGCCGTGGCAAATAGAGCGCGCGGTGGTGGTTGCGAATGTCCAGAGTATTATCCCAGTTGCGACATACAATTTATGAATTTACCTAACATTCATTCGATACGAAAGAGCTTTCATGCGGTGAGGCAACTGTGCGCATCGGACGCGGATCAACCCAA TTGGCTTAGTCTCTTAGAAGGAACACGATGGTTACAACACATGTCTGGATTGTTACGCGCAGCTGTCACCGTAGCTTCGGCGATCGAAAGAGATGGTCGGCCTGTATTGGTTCATTGTAGCGACGGTTGGGATAGAACTCCTCAAATAGTTGCTTTAGCACAGATCCTTCTCGATCCTTATTATAGAACTATGGAG GGATTCCAAATTTTATGCGAGAGAGAATGGTTAGACTTTGGACATAAATTCGCAGATCGTTGTGGGCAAACGGTTGGCTGCGAAGATCCAAACGAACGATGTCCAGTATTTTTACAATGGCTTGATTGTGTACATCAACTAATTCTACAGTTCAAATGCAGTTTTCAAATATCTCCCGCATATCTT gTAAAACTTGCGCAACACACGTATTCGCAGCTTTTCGGTACATTTCTTTGCAACACGAGGCAAGAAAGGTTACAACTGAGAATACGCGAGCGTACATTTTCGGTCTGGCGATTCCTTAATTCCAGTTCGTTCGTAAATCATTTGTATTCACCGTTAAAAAATCAA GTATTATGGCCAAGTTGTAACGTACGCGACCTCGTTTTATGGTCCGAAGTATATTTAGGTTCTATGGAATCTTCTCTCGGTATCAGGGACGATAAACAGAGGGTAACGATGATCGATATCGAGGGTGGCGATAACGAGGAACCACAGGGACAAATGACTAAAACTCGATCGTACGGTGATCTGATGCATGCTCCCGATCATACGGCCTATCTACATCGTAGACTTAGCGATCCGAGTATTTCGGTGGAAAA AAAATTTGATTCTTTGACGCTGGACACAGAAAGCGAAGAAAAGGTTGATGAAAATCAGGTTGAGAATTGTAAGAGCGGAAGAGCCGAAGAAAATAGAGTGGAAAACTTGGATGAAACGGAAACACAGTACGCGAGGGTACAGGTGTTGAACGATTCGCCGGTAAATCCTTCTGTGGATAGCTCGACAGACACTTTAATACCCAGCAATGATTCTTTGGTTGGTGTAATGAACGTCGATAAGGAAAC TAAAGTTGTGAAAAATTCACCGTCGGACATGGTTTCACCATGGATCGAGAACAACACAACTGGTCGAACCGTTTGCTCCTGTAGTCGTAATTATCAAAACAATCAGAACGAGGGTAGCAGCGACGTTAGCGATACCAGTGCACCGTTAATGTCGAGAACACCTAGTAGCATTTGTCCGGCTTCGCCGACTCATCAGGACGCGACGGCAGATAATCTGGACAGGCTGGTGGACGATGCCGATGGTCTTCCTGTTATTCAGTGCGACGTTCAGATGCGCGTGCAACAGATTATCGTCGAACACAAG TTGAAAGAGGAAGCGCTAAGAAAAGAATTACATACAACGAGATTGGCTTTGATAAAACAAGTTTGTAATCACAACGCAGACACTGAACGCGTCGACGATATC GGATCGTTACCCGATTCGGTAGGAAGTACCGGAGATCATGGAGAATCATTACCTTCGGATATGTCTTGGGAAGCAGTCGAAGAATTAGGTCCTGCTCCTACTCTGTGGGTACCGGATCACGCGGTGAGTCGATGCATGGGATGCGATACGGAGTTTTGGCTCGGAAGGCGTAAGCATCACTGCAG GTGCTGTGGTAAAATCTTTTGCGCGGATTGTTCGGAGAACTCGACGCCGTTACCTAGCGAGCAGTTGTACAATCCCGTGAGGGTTTGTAGCGAGTGTTTCTCTCGACTTCACCGCCACGCAAGCCCCTGTCAGTGCAACGCGCGTCATCAGAACAAGGGAGAGAACGATGCGGAGCTCTCGTCGAATTCCGAAAGTTTGATAACTTGTCACCGATCGAAAGGTTTGCATCTGACGAAGGACAGTTGTTGCGACAATCTATTGCAGGCTGCGCATCAAAAAAGTCAACCTTCGGTCACAGCGGCCAcg ATCGAGACGGTGTATTGA
- the LOC114880757 gene encoding myotubularin-related protein 3 isoform X1: MDNSEEPTSLQSICHIHASELFPKHAHFECEDQTLTVPFTPLSGESIVALGRTSDGILALSNYRLYLQLSQTCYNIPLGLIEQLEVKEIFFLHIACKDARSLSCAFSTNEHCLEWFKRLHKLTYPRKNIEDIFAFAYYAWSVEEGKDSLKLGKDNASYTGTFNSEVERLKFNLHGTWRISQMNKDYRMCPSYPPLLLVPACISDKILETVAKFRSSRRIPAVVWRHVKNGAVIARSSQPEVGWLGWRSAEDEDLLKALADACSYDKGESTMVDSSIIYPDNSDDGVAGNSSKKVLIVDARSYTTAVANRARGGGCECPEYYPSCDIQFMNLPNIHSIRKSFHAVRQLCASDADQPNWLSLLEGTRWLQHMSGLLRAAVTVASAIERDGRPVLVHCSDGWDRTPQIVALAQILLDPYYRTMEGFQILCEREWLDFGHKFADRCGQTVGCEDPNERCPVFLQWLDCVHQLILQFKCSFQISPAYLVKLAQHTYSQLFGTFLCNTRQERLQLRIRERTFSVWRFLNSSSFVNHLYSPLKNQVLWPSCNVRDLVLWSEVYLGSMESSLGIRDDKQRVTMIDIEGGDNEEPQGQMTKTRSYGDLMHAPDHTAYLHRRLSDPSISVEKKFDSLTLDTESEEKVDENQVENCKSGRAEENRVENLDETETQYARVQVLNDSPVNPSVDSSTDTLIPSNDSLVGVMNVDKETKVVKNSPSDMVSPWIENNTTGRTVCSCSRNYQNNQNEGSSDVSDTSAPLMSRTPSSICPASPTHQDATADNLDRLVDDADGLPVIQCDVQMRVQQIIVEHKLKEEALRKELHTTRLALIKQVCNHNADTERVDDIGSLPDSVGSTGDHGESLPSDMSWEAVEELGPAPTLWVPDHAVSRCMGCDTEFWLGRRKHHCRCCGKIFCADCSENSTPLPSEQLYNPVRVCSECFSRLHRHASPCQCNARHQNKGENDAELSSNSESLITCHRSKGLHLTKDSCCDNLLQAAHQKSQPSVTAATNIRAQTKTPSNGNGDRLEWRIWAYCTYYIHMYEYRLNGESVKNLEKLWNATKRIGRWNVRTMKSTKWIEKTNGP, encoded by the exons ATGGATAATTCAGAAGAGCCGACAAGTTTGCAGTCCATTTGTCATATACATGCTTCAGAGTTATTTCCAAAGCATGCACATTTCGAATGCGAAGATCAGACTCTTACAGTTCCATTTACACCATTGAGCGGGGAATCTATCGTAGCACTTGGACGTACATCGGATGGAATATTGGCCCTTTCAAATTACAGACTCTATTTACAATTAAGTCAGACGTGTTACAATATCCCATTGGGTTTAATAGAGCAACTAGAagttaaagaaatatttttcttgcaTATTGCTTGTAAAGACGCACGTTCGCTAAG TTGCGCCTTTTCCACAAACGAACACTGTTTGGAATGGTTCAAACGACTACATAAACTGACTTATCCACGTAAAAATATAGAAGATATATTTGCTTTTGCTTATTACGCCTGGTCCGTAGAAGAAGGTAAAGATAGCTTGAAGCTTGGAAAAGATAACGCTTCTTACACTGGTACTTTTAATTCTGag GTAGAACgactgaaatttaatttacacggTACATGGCGTATAAGTCAGATGAATAAAGATTATCGAATGTGTCCGTCGTATCCACCGTTGCTTTTGGTTCCTGCTTGCATTTCCGACAAGATCCTTGAAACGGTGGCTAAATTCCGAAGTTCTCGACGAATTCCTGCCGTTGTTTGGAG GCACGTGAAGAATGGTGCGGTTATAGCACGAAGTAGTCAACCAGAAGTGGGATGGCTTGGTTGGCGAAGCGCGGAAGACGAAGATCTCTTGAAGGCTCTTGCAGATGCATGCTCCTACGATAAAGGTGAATCGACGATGGTGGACTCTTCTATCATTTATCCCGATAATAGCGACGATGGTGTCGCAGGAAATAGTAGCAAA AAAGTTTTAATCGTGGACGCGAGGTCGTACACAACCGCCGTGGCAAATAGAGCGCGCGGTGGTGGTTGCGAATGTCCAGAGTATTATCCCAGTTGCGACATACAATTTATGAATTTACCTAACATTCATTCGATACGAAAGAGCTTTCATGCGGTGAGGCAACTGTGCGCATCGGACGCGGATCAACCCAA TTGGCTTAGTCTCTTAGAAGGAACACGATGGTTACAACACATGTCTGGATTGTTACGCGCAGCTGTCACCGTAGCTTCGGCGATCGAAAGAGATGGTCGGCCTGTATTGGTTCATTGTAGCGACGGTTGGGATAGAACTCCTCAAATAGTTGCTTTAGCACAGATCCTTCTCGATCCTTATTATAGAACTATGGAG GGATTCCAAATTTTATGCGAGAGAGAATGGTTAGACTTTGGACATAAATTCGCAGATCGTTGTGGGCAAACGGTTGGCTGCGAAGATCCAAACGAACGATGTCCAGTATTTTTACAATGGCTTGATTGTGTACATCAACTAATTCTACAGTTCAAATGCAGTTTTCAAATATCTCCCGCATATCTT gTAAAACTTGCGCAACACACGTATTCGCAGCTTTTCGGTACATTTCTTTGCAACACGAGGCAAGAAAGGTTACAACTGAGAATACGCGAGCGTACATTTTCGGTCTGGCGATTCCTTAATTCCAGTTCGTTCGTAAATCATTTGTATTCACCGTTAAAAAATCAA GTATTATGGCCAAGTTGTAACGTACGCGACCTCGTTTTATGGTCCGAAGTATATTTAGGTTCTATGGAATCTTCTCTCGGTATCAGGGACGATAAACAGAGGGTAACGATGATCGATATCGAGGGTGGCGATAACGAGGAACCACAGGGACAAATGACTAAAACTCGATCGTACGGTGATCTGATGCATGCTCCCGATCATACGGCCTATCTACATCGTAGACTTAGCGATCCGAGTATTTCGGTGGAAAA AAAATTTGATTCTTTGACGCTGGACACAGAAAGCGAAGAAAAGGTTGATGAAAATCAGGTTGAGAATTGTAAGAGCGGAAGAGCCGAAGAAAATAGAGTGGAAAACTTGGATGAAACGGAAACACAGTACGCGAGGGTACAGGTGTTGAACGATTCGCCGGTAAATCCTTCTGTGGATAGCTCGACAGACACTTTAATACCCAGCAATGATTCTTTGGTTGGTGTAATGAACGTCGATAAGGAAAC TAAAGTTGTGAAAAATTCACCGTCGGACATGGTTTCACCATGGATCGAGAACAACACAACTGGTCGAACCGTTTGCTCCTGTAGTCGTAATTATCAAAACAATCAGAACGAGGGTAGCAGCGACGTTAGCGATACCAGTGCACCGTTAATGTCGAGAACACCTAGTAGCATTTGTCCGGCTTCGCCGACTCATCAGGACGCGACGGCAGATAATCTGGACAGGCTGGTGGACGATGCCGATGGTCTTCCTGTTATTCAGTGCGACGTTCAGATGCGCGTGCAACAGATTATCGTCGAACACAAG TTGAAAGAGGAAGCGCTAAGAAAAGAATTACATACAACGAGATTGGCTTTGATAAAACAAGTTTGTAATCACAACGCAGACACTGAACGCGTCGACGATATC GGATCGTTACCCGATTCGGTAGGAAGTACCGGAGATCATGGAGAATCATTACCTTCGGATATGTCTTGGGAAGCAGTCGAAGAATTAGGTCCTGCTCCTACTCTGTGGGTACCGGATCACGCGGTGAGTCGATGCATGGGATGCGATACGGAGTTTTGGCTCGGAAGGCGTAAGCATCACTGCAG GTGCTGTGGTAAAATCTTTTGCGCGGATTGTTCGGAGAACTCGACGCCGTTACCTAGCGAGCAGTTGTACAATCCCGTGAGGGTTTGTAGCGAGTGTTTCTCTCGACTTCACCGCCACGCAAGCCCCTGTCAGTGCAACGCGCGTCATCAGAACAAGGGAGAGAACGATGCGGAGCTCTCGTCGAATTCCGAAAGTTTGATAACTTGTCACCGATCGAAAGGTTTGCATCTGACGAAGGACAGTTGTTGCGACAATCTATTGCAGGCTGCGCATCAAAAAAGTCAACCTTCGGTCACAGCGGCCAcg AATATCCGCGCTCAAACGAAAACGCCATCTAACGGAAATGGTGATCGATTAGAATGGCGTATTTGGGCGTATTGTACatattacatacatatgtacgaGTACAGGTTAAACGGCGAATCTgtgaaaaatcttgaaaaattaTGGAACGCAACGAAGAGGATTGGTCGGTGGAATGTTCGGACGATGAAAAGTACGAAATGGATAGAAAA AACGAATGGACCCTGA
- the LOC114880757 gene encoding myotubularin-related protein 3 isoform X6 → MDNSEEPTSLQSICHIHASELFPKHAHFECEDQTLTVPFTPLSGESIVALGRTSDGILALSNYRLYLQLSQTCYNIPLGLIEQLEVKEIFFLHIACKDARSLSCAFSTNEHCLEWFKRLHKLTYPRKNIEDIFAFAYYAWSVEEGKDSLKLGKDNASYTGTFNSEVERLKFNLHGTWRISQMNKDYRMCPSYPPLLLVPACISDKILETVAKFRSSRRIPAVVWRHVKNGAVIARSSQPEVGWLGWRSAEDEDLLKALADACSYDKGESTMVDSSIIYPDNSDDGVAGNSSKKVLIVDARSYTTAVANRARGGGCECPEYYPSCDIQFMNLPNIHSIRKSFHAVRQLCASDADQPNWLSLLEGTRWLQHMSGLLRAAVTVASAIERDGRPVLVHCSDGWDRTPQIVALAQILLDPYYRTMEGFQILCEREWLDFGHKFADRCGQTVGCEDPNERCPVFLQWLDCVHQLILQFKCSFQISPAYLVKLAQHTYSQLFGTFLCNTRQERLQLRIRERTFSVWRFLNSSSFVNHLYSPLKNQVLWPSCNVRDLVLWSEVYLGSMESSLGIRDDKQRVTMIDIEGGDNEEPQGQMTKTRSYGDLMHAPDHTAYLHRRLSDPSISVEKKFDSLTLDTESEEKVDENQVENCKSGRAEENRVENLDETETQYARVQVLNDSPVNPSVDSSTDTLIPSNDSLVGVMNVDKETKVVKNSPSDMVSPWIENNTTGRTVCSCSRNYQNNQNEGSSDVSDTSAPLMSRTPSSICPASPTHQDATADNLDRLVDDADGLPVIQCDVQMRVQQIIVEHKLKEEALRKELHTTRLALIKQVCNHNADTERVDDIGSLPDSVGSTGDHGESLPSDMSWEAVEELGPAPTLWVPDHAVSRCMGCDTEFWLGRRKHHCRCCGKIFCADCSENSTPLPSEQLYNPVRVCSECFSRLHRHASPCQCNARHQNKGENDAELSSNSESLITCHRSKVSRISALKRKRHLTEMVID, encoded by the exons ATGGATAATTCAGAAGAGCCGACAAGTTTGCAGTCCATTTGTCATATACATGCTTCAGAGTTATTTCCAAAGCATGCACATTTCGAATGCGAAGATCAGACTCTTACAGTTCCATTTACACCATTGAGCGGGGAATCTATCGTAGCACTTGGACGTACATCGGATGGAATATTGGCCCTTTCAAATTACAGACTCTATTTACAATTAAGTCAGACGTGTTACAATATCCCATTGGGTTTAATAGAGCAACTAGAagttaaagaaatatttttcttgcaTATTGCTTGTAAAGACGCACGTTCGCTAAG TTGCGCCTTTTCCACAAACGAACACTGTTTGGAATGGTTCAAACGACTACATAAACTGACTTATCCACGTAAAAATATAGAAGATATATTTGCTTTTGCTTATTACGCCTGGTCCGTAGAAGAAGGTAAAGATAGCTTGAAGCTTGGAAAAGATAACGCTTCTTACACTGGTACTTTTAATTCTGag GTAGAACgactgaaatttaatttacacggTACATGGCGTATAAGTCAGATGAATAAAGATTATCGAATGTGTCCGTCGTATCCACCGTTGCTTTTGGTTCCTGCTTGCATTTCCGACAAGATCCTTGAAACGGTGGCTAAATTCCGAAGTTCTCGACGAATTCCTGCCGTTGTTTGGAG GCACGTGAAGAATGGTGCGGTTATAGCACGAAGTAGTCAACCAGAAGTGGGATGGCTTGGTTGGCGAAGCGCGGAAGACGAAGATCTCTTGAAGGCTCTTGCAGATGCATGCTCCTACGATAAAGGTGAATCGACGATGGTGGACTCTTCTATCATTTATCCCGATAATAGCGACGATGGTGTCGCAGGAAATAGTAGCAAA AAAGTTTTAATCGTGGACGCGAGGTCGTACACAACCGCCGTGGCAAATAGAGCGCGCGGTGGTGGTTGCGAATGTCCAGAGTATTATCCCAGTTGCGACATACAATTTATGAATTTACCTAACATTCATTCGATACGAAAGAGCTTTCATGCGGTGAGGCAACTGTGCGCATCGGACGCGGATCAACCCAA TTGGCTTAGTCTCTTAGAAGGAACACGATGGTTACAACACATGTCTGGATTGTTACGCGCAGCTGTCACCGTAGCTTCGGCGATCGAAAGAGATGGTCGGCCTGTATTGGTTCATTGTAGCGACGGTTGGGATAGAACTCCTCAAATAGTTGCTTTAGCACAGATCCTTCTCGATCCTTATTATAGAACTATGGAG GGATTCCAAATTTTATGCGAGAGAGAATGGTTAGACTTTGGACATAAATTCGCAGATCGTTGTGGGCAAACGGTTGGCTGCGAAGATCCAAACGAACGATGTCCAGTATTTTTACAATGGCTTGATTGTGTACATCAACTAATTCTACAGTTCAAATGCAGTTTTCAAATATCTCCCGCATATCTT gTAAAACTTGCGCAACACACGTATTCGCAGCTTTTCGGTACATTTCTTTGCAACACGAGGCAAGAAAGGTTACAACTGAGAATACGCGAGCGTACATTTTCGGTCTGGCGATTCCTTAATTCCAGTTCGTTCGTAAATCATTTGTATTCACCGTTAAAAAATCAA GTATTATGGCCAAGTTGTAACGTACGCGACCTCGTTTTATGGTCCGAAGTATATTTAGGTTCTATGGAATCTTCTCTCGGTATCAGGGACGATAAACAGAGGGTAACGATGATCGATATCGAGGGTGGCGATAACGAGGAACCACAGGGACAAATGACTAAAACTCGATCGTACGGTGATCTGATGCATGCTCCCGATCATACGGCCTATCTACATCGTAGACTTAGCGATCCGAGTATTTCGGTGGAAAA AAAATTTGATTCTTTGACGCTGGACACAGAAAGCGAAGAAAAGGTTGATGAAAATCAGGTTGAGAATTGTAAGAGCGGAAGAGCCGAAGAAAATAGAGTGGAAAACTTGGATGAAACGGAAACACAGTACGCGAGGGTACAGGTGTTGAACGATTCGCCGGTAAATCCTTCTGTGGATAGCTCGACAGACACTTTAATACCCAGCAATGATTCTTTGGTTGGTGTAATGAACGTCGATAAGGAAAC TAAAGTTGTGAAAAATTCACCGTCGGACATGGTTTCACCATGGATCGAGAACAACACAACTGGTCGAACCGTTTGCTCCTGTAGTCGTAATTATCAAAACAATCAGAACGAGGGTAGCAGCGACGTTAGCGATACCAGTGCACCGTTAATGTCGAGAACACCTAGTAGCATTTGTCCGGCTTCGCCGACTCATCAGGACGCGACGGCAGATAATCTGGACAGGCTGGTGGACGATGCCGATGGTCTTCCTGTTATTCAGTGCGACGTTCAGATGCGCGTGCAACAGATTATCGTCGAACACAAG TTGAAAGAGGAAGCGCTAAGAAAAGAATTACATACAACGAGATTGGCTTTGATAAAACAAGTTTGTAATCACAACGCAGACACTGAACGCGTCGACGATATC GGATCGTTACCCGATTCGGTAGGAAGTACCGGAGATCATGGAGAATCATTACCTTCGGATATGTCTTGGGAAGCAGTCGAAGAATTAGGTCCTGCTCCTACTCTGTGGGTACCGGATCACGCGGTGAGTCGATGCATGGGATGCGATACGGAGTTTTGGCTCGGAAGGCGTAAGCATCACTGCAG GTGCTGTGGTAAAATCTTTTGCGCGGATTGTTCGGAGAACTCGACGCCGTTACCTAGCGAGCAGTTGTACAATCCCGTGAGGGTTTGTAGCGAGTGTTTCTCTCGACTTCACCGCCACGCAAGCCCCTGTCAGTGCAACGCGCGTCATCAGAACAAGGGAGAGAACGATGCGGAGCTCTCGTCGAATTCCGAAAGTTTGATAACTTGTCACCGATCGAAAG TTTCAAGAATATCCGCGCTCAAACGAAAACGCCATCTAACGGAAATGGTGATCGATTAG